In a single window of the Flavivirga spongiicola genome:
- a CDS encoding beta-N-acetylhexosaminidase, with product MKKRLSIIALISLLSFSCSNKYKEVVNAEQDYQIIPKPLKMELLTGKFLVDSNTKIVSSEVLKNEGEFLAGMLSAATGETVAFSSEGKGNIELKLDDTIENEEGYVLDVAFNKIEISGKTAQGVFYGIQTLRQLMPASMETGDGTLKELTIPAVAIKDNPRYKYRGMHLDVARHFFPVDFIKKYIDLIAMHKMNTFHWHLTEDQGWRIEIKKYPKLTEVGAWRNGTIIGHHPGTGNDQKKYGGFYTQEDIKEIVAYATEKHVTVIPEIELPGHGSAAIAGYPNLSCFPDEKTTVHNDMMSEASKEAQANGTVKIVQETWGVFPDVFCAGKEETFAFLQDVLDEVIPLFPASYIHIGGDECPKDNWKKCPSCQARIKAEGLKDEHHLQSYFITRIEKYLNSKGKNIIGWDEILEGGLAPNASVMSWRGTEGGIEAAKQKHDVVMTPGHSCYFDHYQVLKADKDKEPLAIGGELPVEKVYAYEPTPEELTVEEQKYILGAQGNVWSEYMETTDYVEYMILPRMTALSEVVWSSKESRDWENFKNRLHHLKGRYDALQLNYAKHVFED from the coding sequence ATGAAAAAGAGGTTGTCAATTATAGCATTAATTAGCTTATTAAGTTTTTCTTGTTCAAATAAATACAAAGAAGTGGTAAATGCAGAACAAGATTATCAAATTATCCCGAAACCATTAAAGATGGAATTATTAACGGGTAAATTCTTAGTGGATTCTAATACTAAAATTGTTAGTAGTGAAGTTTTAAAAAATGAAGGCGAATTTTTAGCAGGAATGTTAAGCGCTGCAACAGGTGAAACAGTGGCTTTTTCTTCAGAAGGTAAAGGAAATATTGAACTAAAATTAGATGATACAATTGAAAATGAAGAAGGTTATGTGTTAGATGTAGCTTTTAATAAGATTGAAATATCAGGTAAAACGGCACAAGGCGTGTTTTACGGTATTCAAACCTTGAGGCAATTAATGCCTGCAAGTATGGAAACTGGTGATGGCACTTTAAAAGAATTAACTATTCCAGCTGTAGCAATAAAAGATAATCCTCGTTATAAGTATAGAGGTATGCATTTAGATGTGGCTCGCCATTTTTTCCCTGTAGATTTTATAAAAAAATATATCGATTTAATCGCCATGCATAAAATGAATACATTTCATTGGCATTTAACAGAAGATCAGGGGTGGAGAATAGAAATTAAAAAATACCCAAAGCTTACTGAGGTAGGAGCTTGGAGAAACGGAACGATTATAGGACATCATCCAGGAACTGGAAATGATCAAAAAAAATATGGCGGGTTTTATACTCAAGAAGATATTAAAGAAATAGTAGCCTATGCTACCGAGAAACATGTTACTGTAATTCCGGAAATAGAATTACCTGGTCATGGTAGTGCTGCCATTGCTGGTTATCCAAACCTAAGTTGTTTCCCTGACGAAAAAACGACAGTTCATAATGATATGATGTCTGAAGCAAGTAAAGAAGCTCAGGCAAATGGAACCGTTAAAATTGTTCAAGAAACATGGGGCGTTTTTCCTGATGTTTTTTGTGCTGGTAAAGAAGAAACCTTTGCATTTTTACAAGATGTATTAGATGAAGTCATTCCTTTATTTCCTGCTTCTTATATCCATATTGGTGGTGATGAATGCCCAAAAGATAATTGGAAAAAATGCCCAAGTTGTCAAGCTAGAATAAAAGCTGAAGGTTTAAAAGATGAACATCATTTACAAAGCTATTTTATTACCAGAATTGAAAAATATTTAAACTCAAAAGGAAAAAATATTATTGGTTGGGACGAAATTTTAGAAGGCGGTTTAGCACCAAATGCTTCCGTAATGTCTTGGAGAGGTACTGAAGGCGGAATAGAAGCCGCAAAACAAAAACACGATGTAGTTATGACACCAGGACACTCTTGTTATTTTGATCATTACCAAGTTTTAAAAGCAGATAAAGATAAAGAACCTTTGGCCATAGGAGGTGAGTTACCTGTTGAAAAAGTGTATGCTTACGAACCAACACCAGAAGAGTTAACCGTTGAGGAACAAAAATATATTTTAGGAGCTCAAGGAAATGTTTGGAGCGAATATATGGAAACAACTGACTATGTTGAATATATGATTTTACCAAGAATGACTGCATTGTCTGAAGTTGTTTGGTCATCAAAAGAATCAAGAGATTGGGAGAATTTTAAAAACCGATTACACCACCTTAAAGGTAGATATGATGCATTACAATTGAATTATGCTAAACATGTTTTTGAAGATTAG
- a CDS encoding L-rhamnose mutarotase: protein MNRHCFALDLKNDPKGISEYKKYHEFIWPEITASIKNSGIEELEIYLIGNRMFMIMEVNDTFSLEKKSQMDAGNPKVQEWETLMWKYQQALPIAKEGEKWLLMDKIYQL, encoded by the coding sequence ATGAATAGACATTGTTTTGCATTAGATTTGAAGAATGATCCAAAAGGAATATCTGAATACAAAAAATACCATGAATTTATATGGCCGGAAATTACAGCAAGTATTAAAAATTCAGGTATTGAAGAACTGGAGATTTATTTGATAGGTAATAGAATGTTTATGATTATGGAGGTTAATGATACTTTTTCTTTAGAAAAAAAATCTCAAATGGATGCAGGAAACCCAAAAGTACAAGAGTGGGAAACACTCATGTGGAAATATCAACAAGCCTTACCTATAGCAAAAGAAGGCGAAAAATGGCTCTTGATGGATAAAATATATCAATTATAA